The following coding sequences lie in one Pan paniscus chromosome X, NHGRI_mPanPan1-v2.0_pri, whole genome shotgun sequence genomic window:
- the ASB9 gene encoding ankyrin repeat and SOCS box protein 9 — protein sequence MDGKQGGMDGSKPAGPRDFPGIRLLSNPLMGDAVSDWSPMHEAAIHGHQLSLRNLISQGWAVNIITADHVSPLHEACLGGHLSCVKILLKHGAQVNGVTADWHTPLFNACVSGSWDCVNLLLQHGASVQPESDLASPIHEAARRGHVECVNSLIAYGGNIDHKISHLGTPLYLACENQQRACVKKLLESGADVNQGKGQDSPLHAVARTASEELAWLLMDFGADTQAKNAEGKRPVELVPPESPLAQLFLEREGPPSLMQLCRLRIRKCFGIQQHHKITKLVLPEDLKQFLLHL from the exons ATGGATGGCAAACAAGGGGGCATGGATGGGAGCAAGCCCGCGGGGCCAAGGGACTTTCCTGGCATCAGGCTTCTTTCAAACCCATTGATGGGCG ATGCTGTGTCTGATTGGTCTCCTATGCATGAAGCTGCAATCCATGGACATCAGCTGTCTCTGAGGAACCTCATCAGCCAG GGGTGGGCTGTGAACATCATCACGGCAGATCATGTTTCCCCACTCCATGAAGCCTGTCTTGGAGGTCATCTCTCTTGTGTGAAGATTTTATTAAAGCATGGAGCTCAG GTGAATGGTGTGACAGCAGACTGGCACACTCCACTGTTTAATGCTTGTGTCAGCGGCAGCTGGGATTGTGTGAATTTGCTTCTGCAGCACGGAGCCAGCGTTCAACCTGAGAGTGATCTGGCATCCCCCATCCATGAAGCTGCTAGGAGAG GCCACGTGGAGTGTGTCAACTCTCTTATAGCTTATGGGGGCAACATTGACCATAAGATCAGCCACCTGGGCACTCCACTCTATTTGGCTTGTGAAAACCAACAGAGAGCCTGTGTCAAGAAGCTTCTGGAGTCAG GAGCGGACGTGAACCAAGGGAAAGGTCAGGATTCCCCACTTCATGCAGTGGCCAGGACAGCCAGTGAAGAGCTGGCCTGGCTGCTCATGGATTTTGGAGCAGACACCCAGGCCAAGAATGCTGAAGGCAAACGTCCTGTGGAGCTGGTGCCTCCAGAGAGCCCCTTGGCCCAGCTCTTCTTGGAGAGAGAAG GGCCCCCTTCTTTGATGCAGTTATGCCGCCTTAGAATTCGGAAGTGTTTTGGAATCCAGCAGCATCATAAGATAACCAAACTCGTCCTCCCAGAGGATCTGAAACAGTTTCTCCTACATCTTTAA